In one Mesorhizobium australicum genomic region, the following are encoded:
- a CDS encoding IclR family transcriptional regulator — protein sequence MSYEQFEGSVIVPGLPVRDKTVKSARRTIELLEFFVEHRRPANLLTISQALRYPASSTAALAKSLTVLGYLHYDSSTRTYFPTLRISLLGGWLQDQYFSDTKTLDLMNAIAKETRQTVILAMQSGIHVQYLMVIQGHEHLRAYTRIGSLRPICRASTGLMLLTLAPVEALRGIVNHANSLEKEPSARVMFKDLVKELDECRARGYATTSGNVTPGLGTVAMLLPRSERHVPLVIAVGGPLEAQREEMPDWIRIMRDRIADYYPKLTRTV from the coding sequence ATGTCCTATGAGCAATTCGAAGGCTCGGTGATCGTGCCGGGGCTTCCGGTGCGCGACAAGACGGTCAAATCGGCGCGCAGGACCATCGAGCTGCTCGAGTTCTTCGTCGAGCATCGTCGGCCTGCCAACCTCCTGACGATCTCCCAGGCCCTCCGCTATCCGGCATCGAGCACGGCGGCGCTGGCGAAGAGCCTGACCGTTCTCGGCTATCTTCACTACGATTCCAGCACCCGCACCTATTTCCCGACCCTCCGCATATCGCTCCTCGGCGGCTGGCTGCAGGATCAGTATTTTTCCGACACCAAGACGCTCGACCTGATGAATGCGATCGCCAAGGAAACGCGACAGACCGTGATTCTGGCGATGCAGTCCGGCATTCACGTCCAGTATCTGATGGTGATCCAGGGGCATGAGCACCTGCGCGCCTACACCCGGATCGGCTCGCTGCGGCCGATCTGCCGGGCCTCGACCGGATTGATGCTGCTGACCCTGGCGCCGGTGGAAGCGCTGCGCGGGATCGTCAACCACGCCAACTCGCTGGAAAAGGAGCCGTCGGCGCGCGTCATGTTCAAGGACCTGGTCAAGGAACTCGACGAGTGCCGCGCCCGGGGATACGCGACGACGTCGGGCAACGTCACGCCGGGCCTCGGAACTGTCGCGATGCTGCTGCCGAGATCGGAGAGGCACGTGCCCCTCGTCATCGCCGTCGGCGGCCCGCTGGAGGCGCAGCGGGAGGAGATGCCGGACTGGATACGCATCATGCGGGACCGGATCGCGGACTACTATCCAAAGCTCACCAGAACGGTCTGA
- the dctP gene encoding TRAP transporter substrate-binding protein DctP, producing MKTTTGGGFAVLALLGGLLSASTAIAQDHTMRISLDTGANSSRVIWVQKFADAVESRSNGRIDTQVFHSGQLFRDVDVPKAIRQGNVQMGVPGSWQLGGFDPRMNMFQLPVMYGRSADVVHELVDGPLGQNLAKSIGERLGVEVIGNWLDLDAGSVFTTTKKIETHGDFSGLTIRFPGGAAIEEKLKVLGAVPVRVPFPDVPMGLQRGNFQGLVSTANTVVSAKLWESGIKYGYLEANSRDQFIPMVSKDFWSGLPDDLKQIVTEEWSKMIPLAREDVLLQAGKDAETLKQNGVELVEPSESEIAATREILMQKQEEITKTLGIEADFVKSVSAALGESQ from the coding sequence ATGAAAACCACAACTGGCGGCGGTTTCGCCGTCCTCGCCTTGCTCGGCGGCCTGCTTTCCGCAAGCACCGCCATCGCCCAGGATCACACGATGCGCATCTCGCTCGACACGGGGGCGAACTCCAGCCGTGTCATCTGGGTCCAGAAATTCGCGGACGCGGTGGAGAGCCGATCGAACGGCCGTATCGACACCCAGGTCTTCCATAGCGGCCAGCTTTTCCGTGATGTCGACGTGCCGAAGGCGATCCGCCAGGGCAATGTCCAGATGGGCGTGCCGGGCAGCTGGCAGCTGGGCGGCTTCGATCCGCGCATGAACATGTTCCAGCTTCCGGTCATGTACGGGCGCTCGGCCGATGTCGTTCACGAACTGGTCGACGGTCCGCTCGGCCAGAACCTTGCCAAGTCGATTGGCGAGCGACTGGGTGTCGAGGTCATCGGGAACTGGCTCGATCTCGATGCCGGCTCGGTCTTTACCACGACGAAGAAAATCGAAACGCATGGCGACTTCTCGGGCCTGACGATCCGCTTTCCCGGCGGCGCCGCCATCGAAGAGAAACTGAAGGTGCTGGGCGCGGTGCCCGTGCGGGTTCCTTTCCCCGACGTGCCGATGGGCCTTCAGCGCGGCAACTTCCAGGGTCTCGTGTCGACGGCCAACACGGTCGTGTCCGCCAAGCTCTGGGAGTCGGGCATCAAATACGGCTACCTTGAAGCAAACTCGCGCGATCAGTTCATCCCGATGGTGTCCAAGGATTTCTGGAGCGGCCTTCCCGACGACCTGAAGCAGATCGTCACGGAAGAATGGAGCAAGATGATCCCGCTGGCGCGCGAGGACGTCCTGCTGCAGGCGGGCAAGGACGCGGAGACGCTGAAGCAGAACGGCGTCGAGCTGGTCGAACCCAGCGAGTCGGAAATTGCCGCGACACGCGAGATTCTGATGCAGAAGCAGGAAGAAATCACCAAGACGCTGGGGATCGAAGCCGACTTCGTGAAGAGCGTGAGCGCGGCGCTCGGCGAGAGCCAATAG
- a CDS encoding TRAP transporter large permease, producing the protein MLLLLVLFFVLLYLGTPLFVVLGASVSVLIVAEGHMSLTLVAQKMIDELNNDLLMSLPFFGMAAVFMQRGGVAKSLVDLAIGLIGWMRGGLGLVAVAACTMFATISGSSVTTALAMGVLLLPSMLAKGYGRPFSTGLLGAGGTLGILIPPSLPLILYAILAEESVPRLFLAAVIPGLMQALLLAIYVIVMARVRNLPAEPRQSAGEIGVLALRAAPALLVPIVIAVGIYGGLLTITDSAVAAAFVSLILSIFVYRGVKLRETISVIGESIYSVSAIILIIMTAMVFGHWVTESGVPARLVEWTSSLNLQPWQFIVIVMLILIVLGTILEIASILLITTPILIPLLGAYDISPIHFGILMAINMEIAAITPPVGLNLYVLAAISKGTTSEVNAGIWPFVVLMLGLLLLVAFIPGLTLWLPEMVYGP; encoded by the coding sequence ATGCTGCTCCTGCTCGTTCTCTTTTTCGTGCTGCTTTATCTCGGCACGCCGCTCTTCGTGGTGCTCGGCGCCTCGGTCTCGGTCCTGATCGTTGCCGAGGGCCACATGTCCCTCACGCTCGTCGCGCAAAAGATGATCGACGAGCTGAACAACGACCTGCTGATGTCCCTGCCGTTCTTCGGCATGGCGGCCGTCTTCATGCAGCGGGGCGGCGTCGCGAAGTCGCTGGTCGATCTTGCGATCGGACTCATCGGCTGGATGCGCGGCGGACTGGGGCTCGTCGCCGTCGCCGCGTGCACGATGTTCGCGACCATCTCCGGCTCGAGCGTCACGACAGCGCTGGCGATGGGCGTGCTGCTTCTGCCGTCCATGCTCGCCAAGGGCTACGGCCGTCCGTTCTCGACGGGCCTTCTCGGCGCCGGCGGCACGCTCGGCATTCTGATCCCACCGAGCCTGCCGCTCATCCTCTACGCCATTCTTGCCGAGGAAAGCGTGCCGAGGCTGTTCCTCGCGGCGGTCATACCGGGGCTGATGCAGGCCCTGCTGCTGGCAATCTACGTCATCGTGATGGCCCGCGTCCGCAATCTGCCGGCGGAGCCTCGGCAGTCCGCCGGCGAGATCGGCGTGCTTGCCCTGCGCGCGGCTCCCGCGCTTCTGGTGCCGATCGTGATCGCGGTCGGCATCTATGGCGGGCTGCTGACGATCACGGATTCCGCGGTGGCCGCGGCGTTCGTCTCGCTCATCCTGAGCATCTTCGTCTATCGCGGCGTGAAGCTGAGGGAGACGATCTCAGTGATCGGGGAGTCGATCTACAGCGTCTCGGCGATCATCCTCATCATCATGACCGCGATGGTGTTCGGCCACTGGGTAACCGAATCCGGAGTGCCGGCGCGGCTGGTCGAGTGGACGAGTTCTCTCAATCTCCAGCCGTGGCAGTTCATCGTCATCGTCATGCTGATCCTGATCGTGCTGGGAACGATCCTGGAGATCGCCTCGATCCTGCTGATCACGACGCCGATCCTCATTCCGCTGCTGGGCGCCTACGACATCAGCCCGATCCATTTCGGAATCCTCATGGCGATCAACATGGAGATCGCGGCGATCACGCCTCCTGTCGGGCTCAACCTCTATGTGCTTGCGGCGATCTCCAAGGGCACGACGTCCGAGGTGAACGCCGGCATATGGCCGTTCGTGGTCCTTATGCTTGGCCTGCTGCTGCTGGTCGCGTTCATTCCCGGCCTCACCCTGTGGCTGCCAGAGATGGTCTACGGACCATAG
- a CDS encoding TRAP transporter small permease — protein sequence MNAYVAIAIRILNWIAGLLAFAALALPTYQIFAQVLYPPGMRPWIYEVFIYLLVWASLLTASTLAAEGKHIRVDSIFATLKGRPLRYVETLNVLISLTFCGAIAYYGYKITYDAWDIGERSVTSLQFPMWIYYAALPASFLIMSVFYAIRLAYLAAGRDVPGLEPEHAAPASGSESV from the coding sequence ATGAATGCCTATGTTGCCATTGCAATCCGTATCCTGAACTGGATCGCCGGACTACTGGCGTTCGCGGCGCTCGCGCTGCCGACCTACCAGATCTTCGCGCAGGTACTGTATCCGCCCGGAATGCGACCGTGGATCTACGAGGTCTTCATCTACCTCCTGGTCTGGGCGTCGCTGCTGACCGCGTCGACCCTGGCCGCCGAGGGCAAACACATCCGCGTCGACAGCATCTTCGCCACGCTGAAGGGCAGGCCGCTGCGATATGTCGAGACGCTCAATGTCCTGATATCCCTGACGTTCTGCGGCGCCATCGCGTACTACGGATACAAGATCACCTATGATGCGTGGGACATCGGAGAGAGGTCCGTTACGTCCCTGCAATTCCCGATGTGGATCTACTACGCCGCACTTCCCGCCAGCTTCCTGATCATGTCGGTCTTCTACGCGATCCGGCTGGCCTATCTCGCGGCAGGACGGGACGTCCCCGGGCTCGAGCCCGAACACGCCGCCCCTGCGAGCGGGAGCGAGTCGGTCTGA
- a CDS encoding GMC family oxidoreductase, whose protein sequence is MYDYVIIGAGSAGCVIANRLSADPSIRVLLLEAGSEPSDPWIKIPAGMARMYLPGKNNWGYMSLPEPGLNNREIYWPRGKVLGGTSAINGMLYVRGHPLDFDDWAQRGNFGWSWDDLLPLFKRGEDYQFGATGEHGAGGELSVTEPVMKLPFSQAFIEAAAKCGHKVNEDFNSGDQDGVGFLHFTIRNGSRNSTYDAFVKPIRHRRNLDIVTDAFAERIVIREGRACGVEYSLGGERRTAEARREIVLSGGVINSPQLLMLSGIGPAAHLKEFGIEPIVDLPGVGQNLHDHLYTNLVFEVEPASSVNSRIRGAAAYLEGLKYVLAKTGNLTSGSSQTSLFARVMPGADRPDIQINSRPLSFEFSKGKIEVGKAPAVTVSVCQLRPHSRGEVRLTSPDPRAAPSMIANYMKEEWDRLTMIGGVRMAEQIVSTEPVASRIVGRRAPAEELVTDDEILAYIRQSAQSVYHPVGTCKMGNDALAVVDHRLRVRGVAGLRVADAAIMPVITSGNTNAPAIVIGEKASDLLNEDRR, encoded by the coding sequence ATGTACGACTACGTGATCATCGGCGCGGGATCGGCTGGCTGCGTGATCGCCAACAGGCTGAGCGCGGATCCTTCCATACGCGTTCTGTTGCTGGAGGCCGGGTCCGAGCCGTCCGACCCGTGGATCAAGATCCCGGCCGGCATGGCGAGAATGTACCTGCCGGGCAAGAACAACTGGGGCTACATGTCCCTGCCGGAGCCCGGCCTGAACAATCGCGAAATCTACTGGCCGCGCGGCAAGGTGCTGGGCGGCACCAGCGCGATCAACGGTATGCTCTACGTCCGCGGCCATCCGCTGGATTTCGACGACTGGGCTCAGCGCGGCAATTTCGGCTGGAGCTGGGACGACCTGCTGCCGCTATTCAAGCGAGGCGAGGACTACCAGTTCGGAGCGACGGGCGAGCATGGCGCCGGCGGGGAGCTGTCGGTGACGGAACCGGTGATGAAGCTGCCTTTCTCGCAGGCGTTCATCGAGGCCGCGGCCAAGTGCGGACACAAGGTGAATGAGGACTTCAACAGCGGCGATCAGGACGGCGTCGGGTTTCTTCACTTCACGATCAGGAACGGCTCGCGCAACTCGACCTACGACGCCTTCGTCAAGCCGATCCGCCATCGGCGGAATCTCGACATCGTCACCGACGCGTTCGCGGAGAGGATCGTCATCCGCGAGGGGCGCGCATGCGGCGTGGAATACAGTCTGGGCGGGGAACGCAGGACAGCCGAGGCGCGCCGCGAGATCGTGCTCAGCGGCGGAGTCATCAATTCGCCCCAGCTCCTGATGCTGTCCGGTATCGGTCCGGCCGCCCATCTCAAGGAGTTCGGCATAGAGCCGATCGTGGACCTTCCCGGCGTCGGGCAGAACCTGCACGACCATCTCTACACGAACCTGGTCTTCGAGGTGGAGCCGGCATCCTCGGTGAACAGCAGGATCCGGGGAGCCGCAGCCTATCTCGAAGGCCTGAAATACGTCCTGGCAAAGACCGGCAACCTTACCAGCGGCTCCTCGCAGACATCCCTCTTCGCCCGGGTCATGCCCGGCGCCGACAGGCCCGACATCCAGATCAACTCGCGGCCTCTGAGCTTCGAGTTCTCGAAGGGCAAGATCGAGGTCGGCAAGGCCCCTGCCGTAACGGTTTCCGTCTGCCAGCTCCGTCCTCATTCCCGCGGCGAGGTGCGTCTCACATCGCCCGATCCGCGGGCGGCGCCCAGCATGATCGCCAACTATATGAAGGAGGAATGGGATCGGCTGACCATGATCGGCGGCGTCCGCATGGCGGAGCAGATCGTGTCCACAGAGCCCGTCGCCTCACGCATCGTCGGCCGCAGGGCTCCGGCGGAGGAACTCGTCACCGACGACGAGATCCTCGCCTACATCCGCCAGAGCGCGCAGTCGGTCTACCATCCCGTGGGCACATGCAAGATGGGCAACGATGCGCTGGCGGTCGTCGATCACCGGCTGCGCGTGCGCGGCGTGGCGGGTCTGCGCGTCGCCGACGCGGCCATCATGCCGGTCATCACCTCGGGAAACACCAACGCGCCGGCTATCGTCATCGGCGAGAAAGCCTCCGACCTCTTGAACGAAGATCGGCGCTGA
- a CDS encoding HpcH/HpaI aldolase/citrate lyase family protein, whose protein sequence is MITKYPHPPRLRRCQLSVPGSSEKMMNKAASMDVDYVFLDLEDAVAPDKKKEARGKIVEALNTLDFGRTTRCVRINDPASHFCYGDLIEVVSGAGRNLDMIIVPKVLDADDVLFVDKLLSQIEKDLGLERKIGIECLIEEVEAMMNVERIAASTPRLEGLIFGMGDYSASQGVPITSIGGESGYPGDIWHYQRTRMTIACRAHGIDAVDGPFGDFSNPEAYRREATRAATLGMVGKWAIHPSQVAVAQEVFSPTQAQVDEAREMYAAFEKALSEGLGAVQFKGQMIDIASVRHIRNIVQRADAIGM, encoded by the coding sequence ATGATCACGAAATACCCGCATCCTCCGCGGCTGCGCCGCTGCCAGCTTTCGGTGCCCGGCAGCTCCGAGAAGATGATGAACAAGGCAGCGTCGATGGACGTCGACTACGTCTTCCTCGACCTTGAGGACGCGGTGGCTCCCGACAAGAAGAAGGAAGCGCGCGGAAAGATCGTCGAGGCGCTGAACACGCTCGACTTCGGCCGCACCACGCGCTGCGTGCGGATCAACGATCCGGCCAGTCATTTCTGCTATGGCGACCTCATCGAGGTCGTCTCCGGTGCGGGCCGGAACCTGGACATGATCATTGTCCCGAAGGTCCTCGACGCCGACGACGTGCTCTTCGTCGACAAGCTCCTCAGCCAGATCGAGAAGGATCTGGGCCTGGAGCGCAAAATCGGCATCGAGTGCCTGATCGAAGAGGTCGAGGCGATGATGAATGTCGAGCGCATCGCGGCGTCAACGCCGCGGCTGGAAGGCCTGATCTTCGGAATGGGGGATTATTCGGCCAGCCAGGGCGTTCCGATCACCTCGATCGGTGGGGAGAGCGGCTATCCGGGCGACATCTGGCACTATCAGCGCACACGCATGACCATCGCATGCCGCGCCCACGGCATCGATGCGGTCGACGGCCCGTTCGGCGACTTCTCCAATCCCGAAGCCTATCGCCGCGAGGCCACACGCGCGGCCACGCTGGGCATGGTCGGAAAATGGGCGATCCATCCCTCGCAGGTGGCTGTCGCGCAGGAGGTGTTCTCTCCCACGCAAGCGCAGGTGGACGAGGCGCGGGAAATGTACGCGGCCTTCGAGAAGGCCCTGTCCGAAGGGCTGGGCGCGGTTCAGTTCAAGGGGCAGATGATCGACATTGCCTCGGTTCGCCACATCAGGAACATCGTCCAGCGGGCGGACGCAATCGGCATGTGA
- a CDS encoding MaoC family dehydratase, which translates to MKANDPALTSPNNYFEDFEVGQVISHARGKTMTEMDNVLLTNLVMNTADGHFNEHRMKTQSLKGVAGFDTRIVFGGINFSLVIGLAAQDTAEQVIEELGMDKIRLKHPVIHGDTLYAMTEVLEKTESARPDAGVIRFRHYGINQDDKLVFEGERTALVKRKPSAAR; encoded by the coding sequence ATGAAAGCCAACGATCCCGCCCTGACCTCACCGAACAACTACTTCGAGGATTTCGAGGTCGGACAGGTCATCTCGCATGCCCGCGGCAAGACGATGACCGAGATGGACAATGTGCTGCTGACCAATCTGGTCATGAACACCGCCGACGGACATTTCAACGAGCATCGGATGAAGACCCAGTCGCTGAAAGGCGTCGCCGGCTTCGACACGCGCATCGTGTTTGGCGGCATCAACTTCTCGCTCGTCATAGGGCTGGCGGCACAGGACACCGCCGAACAGGTGATCGAGGAGCTGGGCATGGACAAGATCCGCCTCAAGCATCCGGTCATCCACGGCGACACCCTCTACGCCATGACGGAAGTGCTGGAGAAAACGGAGTCGGCCCGTCCGGACGCGGGCGTCATCCGATTCCGGCACTACGGCATCAATCAGGACGACAAGCTGGTCTTCGAAGGCGAGCGCACCGCGCTCGTCAAGCGCAAGCCGAGCGCTGCCAGGTAA
- a CDS encoding acyl-CoA dehydrogenase family protein encodes MTALSADPSVENDGRGYMTSERRMIQQVAREFTRNEVLPVANRLDPEKGEIPMDLRRKMAEMGYFGILVPEQYGGLGLGYFEYCLIAEELARGWMSVASIIARGQGSFLPKKGNLTDAQADRLRRAAQGDYLAAAALSEPGTGSDLASISCRAVKDGDEWVITGSKYWCTFADGADFLVVFARTSPPPSAAKRHLGISAFVIDKERGTLPTNCAGSPIPKIGYFGWNTFELSFQGTRVPGSALLGEEGKAFYLMTSGLEGARAHTAARSIGLAQAALDDAIAYAGERRQFGMPITEFQSLRFRIAEMATRIEACRQLMYFVCNEIDQGRRCDRESSMVKYLSAEMAERVTSDALQILGGAGYTKLHAVERHWRDARLTKIFEGTSEIQLRIISDSILGRSETDRRMVDMAFGEA; translated from the coding sequence ATGACCGCACTATCGGCAGACCCGTCCGTCGAGAACGACGGTCGCGGCTACATGACGTCCGAACGCCGGATGATCCAGCAGGTGGCGCGCGAATTCACCCGCAACGAGGTGTTGCCGGTGGCGAACCGGCTTGATCCGGAGAAGGGCGAGATCCCGATGGATCTGCGCCGGAAGATGGCCGAGATGGGATATTTCGGCATCCTGGTGCCGGAGCAATATGGCGGATTGGGGCTCGGATATTTCGAGTATTGCCTTATCGCGGAGGAACTCGCGCGCGGCTGGATGTCGGTGGCATCGATCATTGCGCGGGGCCAGGGCTCGTTCCTGCCGAAGAAAGGGAACCTGACGGACGCGCAGGCAGATCGGCTTCGCCGGGCGGCGCAAGGCGACTATCTGGCCGCCGCGGCGCTGTCGGAGCCCGGCACCGGCTCCGATCTCGCCTCGATCTCCTGCCGGGCCGTCAAGGACGGGGACGAATGGGTGATCACCGGGAGCAAATACTGGTGCACTTTCGCGGACGGTGCCGATTTCCTTGTCGTGTTCGCACGCACCTCGCCGCCGCCGTCGGCGGCCAAACGCCACCTCGGCATCTCCGCCTTCGTGATCGACAAGGAGCGCGGCACGCTTCCGACGAACTGCGCTGGCAGCCCGATCCCCAAGATCGGCTATTTCGGCTGGAACACGTTCGAGCTGAGTTTCCAGGGCACGCGCGTCCCCGGCTCGGCGCTGCTGGGCGAGGAGGGCAAGGCCTTCTACCTGATGACGAGCGGTCTCGAAGGCGCCCGCGCGCACACGGCCGCCCGCTCGATCGGCCTCGCGCAGGCGGCGCTGGACGACGCCATCGCCTATGCGGGCGAACGCAGGCAGTTCGGCATGCCGATCACGGAGTTCCAGTCGCTGCGGTTCAGGATCGCCGAGATGGCGACGAGGATCGAAGCGTGCCGACAGCTGATGTATTTCGTCTGCAACGAGATCGACCAGGGCCGCCGCTGCGATCGCGAATCCTCGATGGTGAAATATCTCTCGGCCGAGATGGCGGAGCGCGTCACTTCGGATGCGCTGCAGATCCTCGGCGGCGCCGGCTACACCAAGCTGCATGCCGTCGAGCGGCACTGGCGCGACGCGCGCCTGACGAAGATCTTCGAAGGCACGTCGGAAATCCAGCTTCGCATCATCTCGGACAGCATCCTGGGCCGATCGGAGACGGACAGGCGCATGGTCGACATGGCGTTCGGCGAAGCATGA
- a CDS encoding MaoC family dehydratase, with protein sequence MPDDIVAQLRSRAQFWGRGNSYEDFAVGQVFRHHWGRTLTQGDNVLFTTLTLHYNPIYFNEEYARAEGRSGLVVCPLLLFGTVFGLSVEDLSEIGGPFLGVDDLTYARPVIVGETVYAESTVTACRTTESRPDYGIVTWRTRGHTVAGETLIEFTRSNLVRKRDG encoded by the coding sequence ATGCCGGACGACATCGTCGCGCAGTTGCGCAGTCGCGCGCAGTTCTGGGGGCGCGGAAACAGCTATGAGGACTTCGCGGTCGGCCAGGTTTTCCGCCACCATTGGGGGCGTACGCTGACGCAGGGCGACAACGTCCTCTTCACCACCCTCACGCTCCACTACAACCCGATCTACTTCAACGAGGAATATGCGCGGGCGGAGGGACGGAGCGGCCTGGTCGTGTGTCCGCTGCTGCTTTTTGGAACCGTCTTCGGCCTGAGCGTGGAGGATCTGAGCGAAATCGGCGGGCCTTTTCTCGGCGTGGACGACCTCACCTACGCACGGCCGGTTATCGTCGGGGAGACCGTGTATGCGGAAAGCACCGTCACGGCCTGCCGGACGACCGAAAGCCGACCCGACTACGGCATCGTCACCTGGCGCACGCGCGGCCACACCGTGGCCGGCGAAACCCTGATCGAATTCACGAGGAGCAATCTCGTGCGCAAGAGGGACGGCTGA
- a CDS encoding alpha/beta fold hydrolase, producing MRYSNVTGRYAYLEVEGVEYRVYIEEAGAGIPVLLQHTAGSDARQWRHLLEDEELTKRFRFIAYDLPYHGKSVPPLSERYWEEEYKLRKDWFMTFVTTLASEMKLVDPIYMGCSMGGHLAPDLALHYPGVFRAVIGIEAAASSAGVETLLKFLWHPEISNESKPAMMHTLCSPTAPEPYVRETIWCYSQGAPVVFKGDLNYYVVEHDLTATARDIDTSKTAVYILNGEYDWSGYAAAGEALAKDIAGAKWTFMQGVGHFPMSEDPVRFRSYIVPILDEIAARA from the coding sequence ATGAGATACTCGAACGTTACCGGCCGCTATGCCTATCTCGAAGTCGAGGGGGTCGAATACCGCGTCTACATCGAGGAGGCCGGAGCCGGCATCCCGGTTCTGCTCCAGCACACGGCCGGCTCCGACGCCCGCCAGTGGCGCCACCTCCTCGAAGACGAGGAGCTGACGAAAAGGTTCCGCTTCATCGCCTACGACCTGCCTTACCATGGCAAGTCGGTGCCACCGCTTTCCGAGCGGTATTGGGAAGAGGAATACAAGCTGCGCAAGGACTGGTTCATGACCTTCGTCACCACCCTTGCAAGCGAAATGAAGCTGGTGGATCCGATCTACATGGGGTGTTCGATGGGCGGCCATCTCGCACCCGATCTGGCGCTGCATTATCCCGGCGTCTTCAGGGCGGTCATCGGCATAGAGGCCGCGGCATCCAGCGCCGGGGTGGAAACGCTGCTGAAGTTCCTCTGGCATCCGGAAATCTCGAACGAGAGCAAGCCCGCGATGATGCACACCTTGTGCTCGCCCACCGCTCCCGAGCCCTATGTGCGCGAGACCATTTGGTGCTACAGCCAGGGTGCTCCGGTCGTCTTCAAGGGCGACCTCAACTACTACGTCGTCGAGCACGACCTGACCGCGACGGCCAGAGACATCGATACGTCGAAGACGGCCGTCTACATCCTCAACGGCGAGTATGACTGGTCGGGCTACGCCGCGGCCGGCGAGGCCCTGGCGAAGGATATCGCCGGCGCGAAATGGACCTTCATGCAGGGGGTCGGCCATTTCCCGATGAGCGAGGATCCGGTCCGGTTCCGGTCCTACATCGTACCGATCCTCGACGAGATCGCCGCGCGCGCTTAG